In Monodelphis domestica isolate mMonDom1 chromosome 3, mMonDom1.pri, whole genome shotgun sequence, the following proteins share a genomic window:
- the LOC103105273 gene encoding zinc finger protein 420-like, whose product MVLERDRLPAQEVVTFQDVAVDFTWEEWRLLSPPQKELYREVMLENARNLLSVEREIRPEMKLTAIDLSLSVEEMNLQRFMGDCPDNFAFREFCVAPQNSSDIEHQGIHPGGKSSEDNQCGKTFMQRAICVGHQRMHSLKKPYECKQCGKTFTCYSDLARHQRIHTGEKPYKCNQCGKSFSQRSSVVVHQKIHSGEKPYECKQCGKTFRWNSYLAKHQRIHTGEKPYECNQCGKTFHWKSSLVKHQLIHTGEKPYECKKCGKTFNQSSRLAIHQRIHTGEKPYECNQCGKRFSENSSLGVHQRIHTGEKPYDCIQCGKRFRLSSHLAVHQRIHSGEKPYECNQCGKTFNRSSSLAVHQKIHSGEKPYECNQCGKTFSRSSSLAEHQRIHTGEKPYECNQCGKTFSQSSHLARHQRIHSGEKPYKCNQCGKTFSLSSSLAEHQRKHSGEKPYECKLCGKAFSMSSHLVEHHRMHTGEKPYDCKKCGKTFSLCSHLARHQRIQTDEKPYECNQCGKTFSRSSSLAVHQRIHTGGRPYDCKKCGKIFSLHSHLAIHQRIHTGEKHYECNQCGKTFSRSSNLAEHQRIHSGEKPYECNQCGKTFTRSSNLTVHQRLHTGETPYECNQCGKTFSMSSSLAGHQRIHSGEKPYECNQCGKTFSMSSNLTVHQRIHSGEKPYECNQCGKAFSWNSSLAVHQRIHTGEKPFECNQCGKAFSQRTNLAEHQRIHTGEKPYECNQCGKTFSRNSHLAVHQRIHTGEKHYECIQCGKAFSQRTNLAEHQRIHTWEKPYECNQCGKTFSKSSYLAEHQRIHTGEKPYECNQCGKTFSRNSHLAVHQRIHTGEKPYNCNQCEKTFSQSTYLAKHQRIHTGEKPYECNQCGKAFSQRTNLAEHQRIHTGEKPYECNQCGKIFSLSSYLARHQRIHTGEKPYECNQCGKTFSQSSYLAVHQRIHSGEKPYECNQCGKAFGQSSYLAVHQRIHSREKTYECKKC is encoded by the coding sequence aaaGAGAGATCAGACCTGAAATGAAGCTGACTGCAATAGATTTGAGCCTCTCTGTGGAAGAAATGAACCTACAAAGATTCATGGGTGATTGTCCCGATAACTTTGCTTTTAGGGAATTCTGTGTTGCACCTCAAAATTCATCTGATATTGAACATCAAGGAATTCACCCTGGGGGAAAATCTAGTGAAGATAATCAGTGCGGAAAGACTTTTATGCAAAGGGCCATTTGTGTGGGACATCAGAGAATGCACTCTCttaagaaaccttatgaatgcaagcaatgtggaaagacattcacctGTTACTCAGATCTagctagacatcagagaatccacactggagagaaaccttataaatgcaacCAGTGTGGAAAGTCATTCAGTCAGAGGTCCAGTGTTGTtgtacatcagaaaatccactctggggagaaaccttatgaatgcaagcaatgtggaaaaacATTTCGTTGGAACTCCtatcttgctaaacatcagagaatccacactggagagaaaccttatgaatgcaatcaatGTGGAAAAACATTTCATTGGAAGTCCAGTCTTGTTAAACATCAGctaatccacactggagagaaaccttatgaatgcaaaaaATGTGGGAAAACATTTAATCAGAGTTCCCgtcttgctatacatcagagaatccacactggggagaaaccttatgaatgcaaccaatgtggaaagaGATTCTCAGAGAACTCCAGTCTTGGtgtacatcaaagaatccacactggggagaaaccgtATGATTGCATTCAATGTGGGAAGCGTTTCAGACTGAGCTcacatcttgctgtacatcagagaatccactctggggagaaaccttatgaatgcaaccaatgtggaaagacattcaatcggagctccagtcttgctgtacatcagaaaatccactctggggagaaaccttatgaatgcaaccaatgtggaaagacattcagtcggagctccagtcttgctgaacatcagagaatccatactggtgagaaaccttatgaatgcaaccaatgtggaaagacattcagtcagagctcccatcttgctagacatcagagaatccactctggggagaaaccttataaatgcaaccaatgtggaaagacattcagtctaagctccagtcttgctgaacatcagagaaaacactctggggagaaaccttatgaatgcaagctaTGTGGAAAGGCATTTAGTATGAGCTCCCATCTTGTTGAACATCATAGAAtgcatactggggagaaaccttatgattgcaagaaatgtggaaagacatttagtCTGTGCTCCCATCTtgctagacatcagagaatccaaactgatgagaaaccttatgaatgcaaccaatgtggaaaaacattcagtcggagctccagtcttgctgtacatcagagaatccacactggggggAGACCTTATGATTGTAAGAAATGTGGAAAGATATTCAGTCTGCACTCCCatcttgctatacatcagagaatccacactggggagaaacattatgaatgcaaccaatgtggaaagacattcagtcgaaGCTCCaatcttgctgaacatcagagaatccactctggcgagaagccttatgaatgcaaccaatgtggaaagacattcactcgGAGCTCCaatcttactgtacatcagagactCCACACTGGGGAGAcaccttatgaatgcaaccaatgtggaaagacattcagtatGAGCTCCAGTCTTGCcggacatcagagaatccactctggcgagaagccttatgaatgcaaccaatgtggaaagacattcagtatGAGCTCCaatcttactgtacatcagagaatccactctggcgagaaaccttatgaatgcaaccaatgtggaaaAGCATTCAGTTGGAactccagtcttgctgtacatcagagaatccacactggagagaaaccttttgaatgcaaccaatgtggaaaggcattcagtcagAGGACAaatcttgctgaacatcagagaatccacactggggagaaaccttatgaatgcaaccaatgtggaaagacattcagtcggaactcccatcttgctgtacatcagagaatccacactggggagaaacatTATGAATGCATCCAATGTGGAAAAGCATTCAGTCAGAGGACAaatcttgctgaacatcagagaatccatacttgggagaaaccttatgaatgcaaccaatgtggaaagacatttagtAAGAGCTCCTatcttgctgaacatcagagaatccacactggggagaaaccttatgaatgcaaccaatgtggaaagacattcagtcggaactcccatcttgctgtacatcagagaatccacactggggagaaaccttataacTGCAACCAATGtgaaaagacattcagtcagagcacctatcttgctaaacatcagagaatccacactggggagaaaccttatgaatgcaaccaatgtggaaaggcattcagtcagAGGACAaatcttgctgaacatcagagaatccacactggggagaaaccttatgaatgcaaccaatgtggaaagaTATTCAGTCTGAGCTCCTATCTtgctagacatcagagaatccacactggtgagaaaccttatgaatgcaaccaatgtggaaagacattcagtcagagctcctatcttgctgtacatcagagaatccactctggcgagaaaccttatgaatgcaaccaatgtggaaaggcattcggTCAGAGCTCctatcttgctgtacatcagagaatccacagtcGGGAGAAAACTTATGAATGCAAGAAATGTTGA